A genomic stretch from Pectobacterium carotovorum includes:
- a CDS encoding efflux RND transporter permease subunit: MKFTDLFIKRPILSITLSTLILLIGLAALFSLPMRQYPAMESATIVVTTNFPGASQDVMQGFVTTPIAQAIASANGIEYLSSTSTLGRSEIKAKLVLNADADRSMTEVLAKVQQVKYRLPEGVYDPEIKKITDGVSAVQYLSFVSDQQSIPEITDFINRVVQPQITSVPGVASAETSGGQTIAMRLWVDPIKLAARGITASDLAAALRANNVQAAPGALRGHDNLIPITAATDMRSVQDFRDLVVKRGENGVVRVGDIATVELGGQNYDSSFLNDGARAVAIAISPTPDGNPLEIVAGVDALLPDLQRAAPPGLKVVNNFDTARFVNAAIDEVMKTLLEAVVIVVMVIFLFLGTFRAVLIPIVTIPLSLIGTASLMLAFGFSINLLTLLAMVLAIGLVVDDAIVVVENIHRHIEEGLSPGKAAIVGAREIVWPVIGMTITLAAVYAPIGMMGGITGALFKEFAFTLACSVIVSGVIALTLSPMMSSYMLNSQMSEGRMAKAIERTMHNLAVRYGRLLGHVLHARAAVMMVCVAVLGGIVVLFMGVQRELAPGEDQGYVFVQTKSPQYANVSYTERAGVAVESIFRALPDYQGSFMVNGYNGQNAGFGGVVLKPWEERQMTANQVEGTINGRSGGITRSFVTAFQPAPLPAGSDGLPVQMVLRSPADFTELYGVLENIKGAAWGSGLFAFVDSDLAFDSPQARLTINAAKAGEMGVTMSAVADTLAVLVGENYINRFNWFDRSYDVIAQVPQDKRRAPGDLTGYYVRAESGRLVPLSTVVDVQVQPQANRLPQFNQMNAVTLSGVLLPGVTMGQAVDFLKAQPLPPGTQIDWLSDSRQFVKEGNRLIVSFGFALIVIFLVLAAQYESFRDPLVILMTVPLAICGALLPLWLGFATMNIYTQIGLVTLIGLISKHGILMVSFANDIQKHEGLSPMEAMHKAAMIRMRPVLMTTAAMVAGLIPLLFAGGAGAASRYSIGIVVVAGLVIGTLFTLFVLPTIYTLLARDHRASAASERERELNDEVSKHA; this comes from the coding sequence ATGAAGTTTACCGATCTGTTCATCAAACGCCCGATCCTGTCGATCACGCTGAGTACACTCATTCTGTTGATCGGTCTCGCAGCGCTGTTCTCGTTACCGATGCGTCAGTATCCGGCGATGGAAAGCGCGACGATTGTTGTCACAACCAATTTCCCCGGCGCCTCGCAGGATGTAATGCAGGGCTTCGTCACCACACCTATCGCTCAGGCGATCGCCAGCGCTAACGGCATCGAATATCTGAGTTCAACGTCCACGCTGGGGCGCAGCGAGATCAAGGCAAAACTGGTTCTCAATGCGGATGCGGATCGGTCCATGACCGAAGTGCTGGCCAAGGTGCAGCAGGTTAAGTACCGCTTGCCTGAGGGCGTATACGATCCAGAGATCAAGAAGATCACCGACGGTGTGTCGGCGGTGCAATATCTGTCCTTCGTCAGCGATCAGCAAAGCATTCCCGAGATTACGGACTTCATCAACCGCGTGGTACAGCCACAGATCACTTCGGTGCCGGGCGTCGCGTCGGCGGAGACGAGTGGTGGGCAAACTATTGCAATGCGCCTCTGGGTCGATCCGATCAAACTGGCTGCTCGCGGGATAACCGCCAGCGATCTGGCTGCGGCGCTGCGTGCAAACAACGTGCAGGCAGCGCCCGGTGCTTTGCGCGGCCATGACAACCTGATTCCGATCACGGCGGCTACCGACATGCGTAGCGTGCAGGACTTTCGCGATCTGGTGGTTAAACGTGGAGAAAACGGCGTTGTACGCGTTGGCGATATCGCCACAGTCGAACTGGGTGGCCAGAACTACGACAGCAGTTTTTTGAACGATGGCGCGCGTGCGGTAGCCATCGCCATCTCACCTACGCCTGATGGTAATCCATTGGAGATCGTGGCTGGCGTCGATGCATTATTGCCTGATTTGCAGCGTGCCGCGCCTCCCGGCTTGAAGGTGGTCAACAACTTCGACACTGCGCGCTTCGTCAATGCGGCGATCGATGAAGTCATGAAGACGTTGCTAGAGGCGGTCGTCATCGTGGTGATGGTGATCTTCCTGTTTCTGGGGACTTTCCGCGCCGTGCTCATCCCTATCGTCACGATCCCGCTGTCGCTTATCGGCACGGCCTCACTGATGCTGGCCTTCGGTTTTTCGATCAACCTGTTGACCCTGCTGGCGATGGTTCTGGCCATTGGGCTGGTGGTGGACGATGCCATCGTGGTAGTGGAGAACATCCATCGGCACATTGAAGAAGGGCTGTCGCCGGGCAAAGCGGCCATCGTGGGCGCCCGTGAGATTGTCTGGCCCGTTATCGGCATGACCATTACGCTGGCGGCGGTCTATGCGCCCATTGGTATGATGGGGGGCATCACCGGCGCGCTCTTCAAGGAGTTCGCCTTCACGCTGGCGTGCTCGGTGATCGTCTCCGGTGTGATTGCCTTGACGCTATCGCCCATGATGAGCAGCTACATGCTCAACTCACAGATGTCCGAGGGCCGGATGGCCAAGGCCATCGAACGCACCATGCACAATCTGGCCGTGCGCTATGGCCGTCTTCTGGGTCATGTACTTCATGCCCGGGCGGCAGTGATGATGGTCTGTGTGGCGGTATTGGGCGGCATCGTTGTCCTGTTCATGGGCGTGCAGCGTGAGCTGGCTCCGGGCGAGGATCAGGGCTACGTGTTCGTGCAGACCAAGTCTCCTCAATACGCCAACGTGAGCTACACCGAGCGCGCCGGGGTAGCGGTTGAAAGCATCTTCCGTGCTCTGCCTGACTATCAGGGGAGTTTCATGGTTAATGGCTACAACGGCCAAAATGCCGGGTTTGGCGGTGTCGTGCTGAAGCCCTGGGAAGAGCGGCAGATGACTGCGAATCAGGTTGAGGGCACCATAAACGGCCGCAGCGGCGGCATTACCCGCTCTTTTGTTACCGCCTTCCAGCCTGCGCCTTTACCCGCTGGCAGCGATGGTTTGCCGGTACAAATGGTTCTTCGCTCACCCGCTGATTTCACTGAATTATATGGCGTGCTTGAAAACATTAAGGGAGCGGCGTGGGGTAGCGGTCTGTTCGCGTTCGTCGACAGCGATCTGGCTTTTGACAGCCCGCAGGCTCGGCTGACTATCAATGCCGCTAAAGCCGGTGAGATGGGCGTCACCATGAGTGCCGTGGCGGATACGCTGGCGGTGCTCGTCGGTGAGAACTACATCAACCGTTTCAACTGGTTTGACCGTTCCTACGACGTTATCGCGCAGGTTCCGCAAGACAAGCGTCGTGCGCCGGGCGACCTGACGGGCTACTACGTGCGTGCCGAATCAGGCCGTCTGGTGCCGTTGTCCACTGTGGTCGATGTGCAGGTGCAGCCGCAGGCCAACCGTCTGCCGCAGTTCAACCAGATGAATGCGGTGACGCTCTCGGGCGTGCTGTTGCCGGGTGTCACGATGGGGCAGGCCGTGGACTTTTTGAAGGCGCAGCCTTTGCCGCCGGGGACGCAGATCGACTGGCTCTCCGATAGCCGCCAGTTCGTCAAGGAAGGCAATCGCCTGATTGTCTCGTTTGGCTTCGCGCTGATCGTGATTTTTCTGGTGCTGGCTGCGCAGTATGAGAGCTTCCGCGATCCGCTGGTCATTCTGATGACGGTGCCGCTTGCCATTTGTGGCGCGCTGCTGCCGCTGTGGCTTGGGTTCGCCACCATGAACATTTATACCCAGATCGGGCTGGTGACGCTGATCGGCCTGATATCCAAACACGGCATTCTGATGGTTTCCTTCGCGAATGATATTCAGAAGCATGAAGGCCTCAGCCCGATGGAAGCCATGCACAAGGCGGCCATGATCCGTATGCGGCCGGTGCTGATGACCACGGCTGCGATGGTTGCTGGCTTAATCCCGCTGCTGTTCGCTGGCGGAGCCGGTGCCGCCAGTCGCTACTCTATCGGCATTGTGGTGGTGGCTGGCCTGGTGATCGGTACGCTGTTCACGCTGTTCGTATTGCCAACGATTTATACCCTGCTGGCGCGTGACCATCGTGCGTCTGCTGCCTCCGAACGTGAGCGTGAACTGAATGACGAGGTTTCTAAACATGCGTAA
- a CDS encoding ABC transporter substrate-binding protein codes for MKNNNDKIDRKRRQLMKWSAVSAGALTLSSLLPGMAFAAEGEEIRIGYWPIVGGLPLYVGVERGFFKEAGLNVRAVKFASPQQIVEGMITGRIHGCANGTATGALGLGEITSPGLFKIICSNPSNHQMVLDEFLVPLNSDVKSIAELKGKRIACGPGIQNVVMTKIILEKNGFTADELRVTELPVGQHAAALAAGQIDGVYTLEPTGTVGRLKGLSRTLETGVISRYVLGNPDAPWFGGAAALNSGFIDSRAADAKSFTQAYAKSVQFIQQNPEAAREHITGYTSIEADLSKEVPLPGFVMYDELKGDNLAWFQKFYDVFTERKIFRQPVDVSSLIYQP; via the coding sequence ATGAAAAATAACAATGACAAGATCGATCGTAAACGCAGGCAGTTGATGAAGTGGTCAGCGGTTAGCGCAGGCGCGCTGACGCTAAGCAGTCTGCTGCCGGGAATGGCTTTTGCTGCCGAAGGTGAAGAAATCCGTATTGGCTACTGGCCTATTGTGGGCGGTTTGCCTTTATACGTGGGTGTTGAACGGGGTTTTTTCAAAGAGGCAGGGCTGAACGTGCGAGCGGTGAAATTCGCTAGCCCGCAACAGATTGTCGAGGGGATGATCACGGGGCGCATACACGGATGCGCCAACGGTACAGCCACCGGCGCATTGGGATTAGGCGAGATTACCTCACCCGGTTTGTTCAAGATCATCTGCTCGAACCCGTCGAATCATCAGATGGTATTGGATGAATTTCTGGTGCCGTTAAACAGCGACGTAAAAAGTATCGCGGAGCTGAAGGGCAAACGTATCGCCTGTGGGCCGGGTATTCAGAATGTGGTGATGACCAAAATTATTCTGGAGAAAAACGGCTTTACGGCAGATGAACTGCGCGTGACGGAATTGCCGGTCGGGCAGCATGCCGCGGCGCTGGCCGCGGGTCAGATTGACGGGGTTTATACGCTGGAACCCACGGGAACGGTGGGGCGACTGAAAGGGCTGTCGCGTACGCTGGAAACCGGCGTGATCTCACGCTATGTGCTTGGTAACCCCGATGCGCCGTGGTTTGGCGGTGCGGCGGCATTAAATAGCGGTTTTATCGACAGCCGTGCGGCGGACGCAAAAAGCTTCACGCAGGCCTATGCCAAATCGGTGCAGTTTATTCAGCAGAACCCGGAAGCGGCTCGTGAGCACATCACCGGATACACCAGTATTGAGGCCGATCTGAGTAAAGAGGTGCCGTTGCCGGGGTTTGTCATGTACGACGAGCTAAAAGGCGACAATCTGGCGTGGTTCCAGAAGTTTTATGACGTGTTCACCGAAAGAAAAATCTTCCGGCAGCCAGTAGATGTCAGCAGCCTGATTTATCAGCCTTAA
- a CDS encoding DUF1963 domain-containing protein: protein MPIMHTDVLSIDFPSNFTSIEQIGQGVLGQYATDDGIVALNIYPVSGELLHEVETGQAERYRTFCGKSYGKLTWLEEKTLALENDSALLMTAEGIYGFAYVFAFIRLTDTVCLFAGGYCPQDRRQEHFKTLETALRSLRIVTTTPEMALRRHREALEEEEAGANAIPENKVEIKQEETTETPTFPPAPIDPALLPLLAEHSPQRQHLVNTLLSADAIVPIAHAVAGTLRSSVDFYHGTEDDQTAQGNHRLGGLPDLPVDIPYPCVSVTEDTLLEYEECWQEGEDEKDVCIFPWDDATQSYRVPLEFIAQIDCRTLAPLQDYLPREGTLFFFLECGSSPVTTRGKVIYVQDAARLCSGMRFADLAFNDEKTLGQKPALKLHPRTSVAVPSFYALCQNPHLDALLCSRLSQEQQAALHDDAYDNALSRLGFAQYYAWQLRQLGAFNLLPDSKATEEQLAWMVEKEMLPSDFPPDAPLPEYQGIARVNGCGFSQHELPELQAAQQLGGEAQDWLVLFQVCLDGQFQWDDGTLNFIIHRTDLAALRFDRVFLVCDY from the coding sequence ATGCCAATCATGCACACGGATGTTTTATCCATCGATTTCCCCTCAAACTTCACGTCCATTGAGCAGATAGGGCAAGGGGTGCTCGGCCAGTACGCCACTGACGATGGCATCGTTGCGCTAAATATTTACCCGGTGAGTGGGGAACTGCTGCATGAAGTAGAAACGGGGCAAGCAGAGCGATATCGCACTTTCTGCGGCAAAAGCTATGGCAAACTCACCTGGCTTGAAGAAAAAACGTTAGCCCTTGAAAACGACAGCGCATTGTTAATGACGGCTGAAGGGATTTACGGCTTCGCCTACGTGTTCGCGTTTATCCGCTTAACGGACACGGTTTGCCTTTTCGCTGGGGGATACTGCCCGCAGGATCGGCGACAAGAACATTTCAAAACCCTGGAAACCGCGCTGCGCAGCCTGCGGATTGTCACCACAACCCCAGAGATGGCATTGCGTCGCCATCGGGAAGCATTAGAGGAAGAAGAGGCGGGGGCCAACGCCATTCCAGAAAACAAGGTAGAAATAAAGCAGGAAGAAACAACCGAGACGCCAACCTTTCCTCCTGCGCCCATAGATCCAGCCTTGCTCCCGCTGCTGGCGGAGCATTCTCCGCAGCGACAACACCTTGTGAATACGCTGCTCTCGGCGGATGCCATAGTCCCTATCGCCCATGCTGTAGCTGGCACCTTACGCAGCAGCGTCGATTTCTATCATGGCACAGAGGACGACCAGACAGCGCAGGGCAACCATCGGCTGGGTGGCCTGCCGGATTTACCTGTCGATATTCCCTACCCTTGCGTCAGCGTCACCGAAGACACCTTGCTCGAATACGAGGAGTGCTGGCAAGAAGGTGAAGACGAAAAAGACGTGTGCATTTTTCCCTGGGACGACGCCACACAGAGCTATCGTGTACCGCTGGAATTTATTGCACAGATAGACTGCCGCACCTTAGCCCCGTTACAGGACTATCTGCCGCGTGAGGGAACCCTATTCTTCTTTCTGGAATGTGGAAGCAGCCCTGTAACAACCCGAGGGAAAGTCATCTATGTGCAGGATGCCGCACGTCTGTGCAGCGGGATGCGCTTTGCAGACCTGGCCTTCAATGACGAGAAGACGCTCGGGCAGAAGCCTGCACTCAAACTGCACCCGAGAACCAGCGTCGCCGTCCCCAGCTTTTACGCATTGTGCCAGAACCCTCATCTTGATGCCCTATTGTGCTCACGTCTGAGTCAGGAACAGCAGGCAGCATTGCATGATGATGCGTATGACAATGCGCTGTCCCGTCTTGGCTTTGCGCAATATTACGCCTGGCAGTTGCGGCAACTGGGGGCATTCAACCTGTTACCCGATAGTAAAGCGACAGAAGAGCAACTCGCCTGGATGGTCGAAAAGGAGATGCTGCCATCGGACTTTCCACCTGATGCCCCGTTGCCTGAATATCAGGGCATTGCCCGAGTCAACGGCTGTGGCTTCAGCCAGCATGAATTGCCAGAGTTGCAGGCAGCACAGCAATTGGGCGGCGAAGCGCAGGACTGGCTGGTGCTGTTTCAGGTCTGTCTGGACGGGCAATTTCAGTGGGATGACGGCACGCTGAATTTCATCATCCATCGCACCGACCTTGCAGCCCTACGCTTTGACCGCGTATTTCTGGTCTGCGACTACTGA
- a CDS encoding MFS transporter, with protein sequence MSANRIQTPSLPVLKLLALATAAFLTLLTEIMPAGLLSAIAAGLAVSESLAGQFITAFALGALLSAIPATALTRGMRRKPLLLIAISGFAVVNAVTAFSDNYVLSLAARFVAGLFGGVVWSMLAGYASRMVPRWLLGRAIAIVGAGSTAALVLGVPIGGLLGSVIGWQGAFGLVSAIAVLLVVWIALFAPDFPGESADKRLSLPQVASKRGVGATLALILTYIVTHNILYIYIEPFLAASAMGDWLNGVLFIFGAGAVFGLVLSGIIVDGNLKRLGPAEVLLFAAATLLLGLWSDVQLILVLAVFMWGISFGGFSVVTQTAMTHLSSDAVDVAQSMSTTSWNTAVAAGGVIGGLLLSNAGPGAFPWVMIGLLTLSFLVVLLGVNRALTAAKSAQAVSVRSDSLM encoded by the coding sequence TTGAGTGCAAATCGAATCCAAACCCCGTCTCTCCCCGTGTTAAAGCTCCTCGCACTTGCGACAGCCGCGTTTCTGACCTTACTGACCGAGATCATGCCGGCAGGGCTTCTCAGTGCGATTGCGGCGGGTCTTGCTGTCTCTGAAAGTCTGGCCGGCCAGTTCATTACCGCGTTTGCTCTGGGGGCGCTGTTATCTGCGATTCCCGCGACGGCGCTGACGCGCGGCATGCGGCGTAAACCTCTGCTGCTCATCGCGATTAGCGGATTTGCCGTCGTGAATGCGGTGACCGCCTTTTCCGACAACTACGTTTTATCACTGGCCGCCCGCTTTGTTGCCGGTTTGTTCGGTGGCGTGGTCTGGTCGATGCTGGCCGGGTACGCCTCGCGTATGGTTCCCCGGTGGTTACTCGGGCGTGCCATCGCCATTGTCGGTGCGGGCTCTACGGCCGCGCTGGTGCTTGGTGTACCGATTGGCGGCCTTCTCGGGTCAGTCATCGGCTGGCAGGGCGCATTTGGACTCGTGTCGGCCATTGCGGTGCTCCTTGTTGTCTGGATCGCGCTTTTTGCTCCCGATTTCCCAGGTGAATCGGCGGATAAGCGGTTATCGCTGCCTCAGGTTGCCTCTAAGCGCGGCGTCGGGGCGACGCTTGCGCTGATCCTCACCTACATCGTCACGCACAACATTCTGTATATTTACATCGAACCTTTCCTCGCGGCTTCCGCCATGGGGGACTGGCTCAACGGCGTGCTGTTCATTTTCGGGGCGGGTGCGGTGTTTGGCCTTGTGCTGTCAGGCATTATTGTTGATGGGAACCTCAAGCGTCTCGGCCCTGCCGAAGTGCTCTTATTCGCCGCGGCGACGCTCCTTCTGGGCCTTTGGTCCGATGTACAGCTCATTCTGGTTCTGGCAGTCTTTATGTGGGGTATCTCTTTCGGGGGATTCTCCGTCGTCACGCAAACGGCAATGACTCACCTTTCCTCTGATGCCGTGGACGTCGCACAGTCGATGTCTACCACATCGTGGAACACTGCCGTGGCCGCAGGGGGCGTCATTGGAGGATTGCTCCTCAGCAATGCAGGGCCGGGCGCGTTTCCGTGGGTGATGATTGGGCTCTTGACGCTATCATTCCTCGTTGTGCTTCTGGGCGTTAACCGCGCGCTGACGGCCGCTAAGTCAGCACAGGCCGTCTCCGTCAGAAGCGATTCCTTGATGTAG
- a CDS encoding YjjG family noncanonical pyrimidine nucleotidase, whose translation MKYRHFLFDLDDTLLDFKASERLSFARTLTNLGIDIENTTLFADYQRENSRLWSEFEKRGITKDFLKVERFRRTFSLHGIDIDPHKASNFYLECLPETVVLVDGAVQLCEALAEIGEVGIITNGIEYVQAKRVANSGLAGCLSFVATSEACGFAKPDARFFEFSASKFSSFKKAEAIIVGDRLDADILGANLYGIDSCWFNAGGAANDSDIAPTYEAATLQAVFTQIGTRS comes from the coding sequence ATGAAATACCGCCATTTTCTGTTTGACCTTGACGACACGCTGTTGGACTTCAAAGCCTCTGAGCGTCTTTCGTTTGCGCGTACGCTGACGAACCTTGGTATCGATATTGAAAATACGACCCTGTTTGCAGACTATCAGCGCGAGAATTCTCGGCTATGGAGCGAGTTTGAGAAGAGAGGAATCACCAAGGATTTCCTGAAAGTAGAACGATTCCGTCGCACTTTCTCCCTTCATGGCATCGATATCGATCCGCACAAGGCGAGCAACTTCTATCTGGAGTGCCTGCCTGAGACCGTGGTGCTGGTGGATGGCGCGGTGCAGCTATGCGAAGCGCTTGCCGAGATCGGTGAAGTTGGCATTATTACCAACGGCATTGAGTATGTGCAGGCGAAGCGGGTGGCGAACTCGGGTTTGGCGGGTTGTCTCTCGTTTGTTGCCACTTCTGAGGCTTGCGGCTTTGCCAAGCCGGATGCGCGCTTCTTCGAGTTCTCCGCCAGCAAGTTCAGTTCGTTCAAAAAAGCCGAGGCGATCATCGTGGGCGACAGGCTCGATGCCGATATTCTGGGGGCGAACCTTTATGGTATCGATAGCTGCTGGTTCAATGCAGGCGGGGCTGCCAACGATTCGGACATCGCGCCAACCTACGAGGCCGCAACCCTGCAAGCTGTCTTCACGCAGATCGGTACCCGCTCTTAA
- a CDS encoding efflux transporter outer membrane subunit encodes MRNHPRNVYLGPVLTALATAVLLSGCSLAPVNQRPAAPIPSQWSDGTKADSAGTSSKQNASATTALDWQAFVTDDGLRGLIVLALDNNRDLRQTLLNVDAARAQYRVQRADRLPGAQIEGSGMRQRVPEDLRTPGAPSVQSNYQAGVGLASFELDLFGRVRNLSEAAMQEYLATEEAARSAQISLVSEVIQAYLTRDSAQRRYLLATRILEAREASLRLIDQRRSLGAANELDYQESLGQAQQVRADRERIDREFRQANNALALLVGVNDVRPHLPASPATGVLLVQEIAPGTPSDLLAQRPDIRAAEHRLQSRNASIGAARAAFFPRISLTGLFGSSSTELSNLFESGQRAWSFAPQITLPIFDGGRNRANLDLSLVRKDIAIAGYEQAIQVAFREVSDALAATDTLRREEQAQRAFAQSSSRALQLAEDRYRSGADDHLRLLDAQRSDFASQMTLVQIETQRQIALATLFRTLGGSWRGDIPTQSREPSGSNLAYASVTSR; translated from the coding sequence ATGCGTAATCATCCACGTAACGTTTACTTAGGGCCTGTTCTGACGGCTCTGGCTACGGCGGTACTGCTGTCGGGCTGCTCTCTGGCACCCGTGAATCAACGGCCTGCTGCGCCGATTCCCTCGCAGTGGAGTGACGGCACCAAGGCAGACAGCGCGGGTACGTCGAGCAAGCAAAATGCTTCAGCCACCACCGCGCTGGACTGGCAGGCCTTTGTCACTGATGACGGACTGCGCGGGCTGATTGTGCTTGCTTTAGACAACAACCGCGACTTGCGTCAGACCCTGCTTAACGTCGACGCGGCGCGTGCACAGTATCGCGTGCAGCGTGCCGATCGGTTGCCGGGCGCTCAGATTGAGGGAAGCGGTATGCGCCAACGCGTGCCCGAGGATCTCCGTACGCCGGGCGCACCCTCGGTGCAGAGCAACTATCAGGCTGGTGTGGGGCTGGCTTCCTTCGAACTGGACCTGTTCGGGCGCGTGCGCAATCTCTCCGAAGCCGCTATGCAGGAGTATCTGGCAACCGAGGAGGCTGCACGTAGCGCGCAGATCAGTCTGGTTAGCGAAGTTATACAGGCCTACCTGACGCGCGATAGTGCGCAGCGGCGCTATCTGCTCGCCACCCGTATCCTTGAGGCGCGCGAAGCGTCACTCAGGCTGATTGATCAGCGCCGTTCGCTTGGCGCAGCCAACGAGTTGGATTATCAGGAGAGTCTGGGGCAAGCCCAACAGGTGCGGGCAGATCGGGAGCGCATCGACCGTGAATTCCGCCAGGCGAACAATGCGCTGGCGCTGTTGGTCGGGGTTAACGATGTACGACCACATCTGCCCGCGTCTCCAGCGACGGGTGTCCTGTTAGTGCAGGAGATTGCGCCGGGGACGCCGTCGGATCTGCTCGCGCAGAGGCCGGATATCCGTGCCGCAGAGCATCGGTTACAGTCACGTAATGCCAGCATCGGTGCGGCACGTGCTGCGTTCTTCCCGCGTATTTCACTGACCGGCCTGTTTGGCAGCTCCAGTACTGAACTGTCCAACCTGTTTGAATCCGGTCAGCGGGCGTGGTCTTTCGCTCCGCAGATCACGCTACCGATCTTCGATGGCGGACGCAACCGGGCCAATCTGGATCTGTCTCTTGTACGCAAGGACATCGCGATTGCCGGCTATGAGCAGGCGATTCAGGTGGCGTTCCGCGAGGTCTCCGATGCGCTTGCCGCAACCGACACCTTGCGCCGTGAAGAACAAGCGCAGCGCGCGTTTGCACAATCGAGTTCTCGGGCGCTACAGCTTGCGGAAGACCGCTACCGCAGCGGTGCTGACGATCATCTGCGGCTGCTTGACGCCCAGCGCAGTGATTTTGCCAGCCAGATGACGCTCGTCCAGATTGAAACGCAGAGACAGATCGCGTTGGCGACGCTCTTTCGTACTTTAGGCGGTAGCTGGCGAGGCGATATCCCCACGCAGAGCCGAGAGCCGTCTGGCAGTAATCTGGCTTACGCAAGCGTAACGAGCCGATGA
- a CDS encoding superoxide dismutase yields the protein MSYVLPSLPYAFDALEPHFDARTMEIHYSKHHQTYVTNLNNAVADVGDQQVPVEVLIADIAALPENIRVAVRNNGGGHANHSLFWTVLSAQGGKPEGKLAQAIDSDLGGYEVFKDSFTKAAQTRFGSGWAWLTVGRDGKLLVESSANQDNPLMGDFAGLSGGTPILGLDVWEHAYYLNYQNRRPDYISAFFSIINWQEVARRYEDATQ from the coding sequence ATGTCTTACGTCTTACCTTCGCTTCCCTACGCGTTTGATGCGCTGGAACCCCATTTCGACGCACGCACGATGGAGATCCATTACTCCAAACATCACCAGACCTATGTGACCAATCTCAATAACGCGGTGGCCGATGTGGGCGACCAGCAGGTGCCAGTAGAGGTGTTGATTGCTGATATCGCGGCGCTACCAGAAAACATTCGAGTCGCCGTGCGTAACAATGGCGGTGGGCACGCGAATCACTCGCTGTTCTGGACTGTGTTAAGCGCACAGGGAGGCAAGCCTGAGGGAAAACTGGCTCAAGCCATCGACAGCGATCTGGGTGGGTATGAGGTTTTCAAAGACAGCTTCACGAAGGCGGCGCAGACCCGTTTTGGCAGCGGCTGGGCGTGGCTGACGGTGGGGCGCGATGGCAAATTGCTCGTCGAGAGCAGCGCGAATCAGGATAACCCTCTGATGGGTGACTTCGCTGGCCTGTCAGGCGGCACCCCGATTCTGGGGCTGGATGTCTGGGAGCATGCTTATTACCTGAATTATCAGAACCGCCGCCCTGACTACATCTCAGCGTTCTTCTCCATCATCAACTGGCAGGAAGTGGCTCGACGCTACGAAGACGCCACCCAATGA